The genomic stretch GGTTGTTGGAAACCAGCCCCTGCCAGGCCCCTTTCAGCAGGCTTGAATTGCCCGTTTTGTATTTTTCACTCATCATGCTCACATAGAAACTATCAAACCACATAGGGCGGATCCCCTTCAGCTGGAGGCCATGCCCCTGCAATAAACGGCGCATGGACAGGGGGGAGAAATGATACAGGTGCCGCGGTACATCATAGGCCGCCCAGAAAGCGCCATAGTGCGTGGCATCACCCGAAGTATAGTTGGGCACCGCTATCAGCAGGGTGCCGCCGGGCTTCAGCAACAGTTTCAGCTGGCGCAGGTATTCATGCAGGCTATGTACATGTTCCAGCACATGCCAGAGCGTGATCACATCAAAATGCCCTTCCGGTAAACGGAAAAGCTCACTGGTCTCATGCAGGTTAAGCCCATACTGCTCCCGGGCCCGCTGCCGGGTGTCCGGATCAGGCTCCAGACCTATCACCTGCCAGCCGCTCCGCTGCATAAAAGCAGCAAAAGCGCCCGCACCGGCGCCCACATCCAGGAGCTGGCCTGTATTGCGACCGGAAACCTGTTTTATTAATTTTCGTTTGTTCTTCAGCGTGATACTTCGGACTGTATGGTACAGCCTGTTCACCAGTCCCTTATTGGTATTGGTATGCGATATATAGTCTTCCGCCTGGTAATAGCGGCCAATAGCCCCTTCATCAGGAACGGCCTGCGTAAAACGCAGGGTACATTGATCGCATTCC from Candidatus Pseudobacter hemicellulosilyticus encodes the following:
- a CDS encoding class I SAM-dependent methyltransferase produces the protein MSHPSIVQYTVCPACQSNSIQPVLTVKDYTVSQENFEIWECDQCTLRFTQAVPDEGAIGRYYQAEDYISHTNTNKGLVNRLYHTVRSITLKNKRKLIKQVSGRNTGQLLDVGAGAGAFAAFMQRSGWQVIGLEPDPDTRQRAREQYGLNLHETSELFRLPEGHFDVITLWHVLEHVHSLHEYLRQLKLLLKPGGTLLIAVPNYTSGDATHYGAFWAAYDVPRHLYHFSPLSMRRLLQGHGLQLKGIRPMWFDSFYVSMMSEKYKTGNSSLLKGAWQGLVSNNQAMTDKERCSSLIYVVSC